A genomic region of Mycobacterium sp. Aquia_213 contains the following coding sequences:
- a CDS encoding non-ribosomal peptide synthetase: MTDTSNAGLDEMRLELLRRKIAERGLDRPEADGAVATFDEPRMSGGQHRMWFVQSVDPDSALLNVCVSYRVTGAVDVTRLGDAVAAVAARHPVLHTTYETDTDGFPYPVIREDLRPDWAEHDLSGLTDQSRRLRLDVLAQRDFGRPFDLAKDSPLRVTVARLSADELMLLFTAHHIAWDDGSWAPFFADLTRAYTDPDGFAAAPAAPAPAVEPGFADAPSHDEDAAYWRPLITNLPEPLELPGANGSVVPSTWRAQRTTTRLPADVVDRVAALARETGATPYMVLMSAFAALVQRYTQASDFLVAVPVLNRGVGTEDAIGYYGNTVVIRLQPHSHQTFRELLTQTRDSAVGAFAHSRADLDWLVRESNPDRRHGADRMTRVSFGQRDADGPGFCPPGVQCARAELRGHFNQLPLSFMVELDRSANGGGLVEAEYLVEVLDRPLVEQLLRHYVVLLDSALSHPDAALSACALMNDEDAEWLRQVSTGEEFTTPAATLPELVSRRAAQSPDAVAVGYEGRNYTYREIDEESNRVAHWLIEQGIGTEDRVALLLDKSPELVVTALGILKAGGVYMPVDPTYPQDRISFILGDADAKLVLREPVTGLSNYPVAAPELIRPLSPHNTAYLIYTSGSTGLPKGVPVPHAPIAEYFVWFGDEYQIDATESLLQVASPSFDVSMGEIFGTLIMGARLVIPRPDGLRDIGYLTDLLSREGITSMHFVPSLLGLFLSLPGVNQWRTLRRVPIGGEALPGEIADKFHATFDALLYNFYGPTETVVNCTSYPVQGSQGTRIVPIGRPKINTQVYLLDDALHPVPVGVIGEIYIAGTHVAQGYHRRPGLTAERFVADPFTPGGRMYRSGDLARRNADGDIEFVGRADEQVKIRGFRIELGEIAAAISVDPSVGQAVVLAVDLPRLGKSLVGYVTPAPDCGTESVDVDRIRARVAAALPDYMTPAGYVVLDEIPITAHQKIDRTALPQPEIAAGAEYRDPTTPTERRIAALFSTLLGHDRVGVDDSFFDLGGHSLVATKLVTAIRSDCGVELGIRDVFELGTVGLLAERVDQLGSGTPVESRPKLIATAHDEPLPLSASQLRSWFAYRIDRPSWVNNIPFAAKLSGPWDIEALIAAIGDVVARHEILRTSYVEIDGVPYQVVNPAGDLPIRRADFDGAAEDSEAWLTEQLDAERQHCFELDAERPIRIAVLRTDDGEHVMSFVVHHIASDHWSAGVLFSDVLTAYRARRAGEAPSWAPLRVQYADYAAWQGAFLGDSGGQGSTVASEQREYWTRQLAGMPEDTGLRPDFARQPVPSGAGESVDFAIDSATRGKLAELCRELGITEFMLLQTAVAVVLHKAGSGVDIPLGTPVAGRTEAELDQLIGFFVNILVLRNDLDGNPTLREALARTRETALAAYAHQDLPFDRVVDSVSPVRSLSRNPLFQVVVHVRDHLPPTRVIDSGPDARDGEDTVITSLDPIFDMAHADLSVNFLGTNGTDGSGYNCNVIYRTELYSRSTIERVTGWLARIITEFANNVDQTLRDVAVIDDDEQHRILDEWSRGARAPHDRPRTIPEVLAPSRNWGPDRIAVRCGGEHIDYPALHRRSDNLAALLTESGVTPGSLVGLSTRRGIDMVVALVAIMKAGAGYFPIDPGYPLARKQFMLDDVAPPVVLATAEAADSTPEMPGVTLISLDDPQVRAVLDSSDAADPATQSLPHPDDPMYLVFTSGSTGKPKGAVGTHRSMSARLDWQLRHYPPCANDIRLAQASITFLEGGMEMLAGLAAGATMILADDAEHRDAEALGALMHRHSVAQVTAVPSLVSALVDTRPDVVRSLSRLVCGGEPVSASLLQRLVAACADAADIQLLNNIGSTETSGAVSRGRLGLPNPRVGKPVPGADAYLLDDGLRPVPVGVVGELYYAGDQLARGYWKRPGLTATRFVANPYALEPGSRLYRSGDLARWTEDGELEFAGRIDHQVNVRGFRVELGELEAALAGADGVAAVAARTWEVRGGLSLAGYVVPQRPITDDAEKAAFASAVRAAIATTLPGYMMPSSLTVLDALPKTESGKLNRPGLPKPAVSTTAQTEPARTDTERALAKVFAELLSTAEVGRFDDFFALGGDSILSVQLSSRARAAGLAVSPRMVFEHPTPAQLAAALDALGDAPAGTELTGQEADTRFEPMAASGLSADDLAAVTQLWSSSRDGTS, from the coding sequence GTGACTGACACCTCCAATGCCGGGCTCGACGAAATGCGCCTGGAATTGTTACGCCGCAAGATCGCTGAGCGCGGCCTGGACAGGCCCGAGGCCGACGGGGCAGTGGCGACCTTCGACGAGCCGCGCATGTCCGGTGGTCAGCACCGGATGTGGTTCGTGCAGTCGGTCGACCCCGACAGCGCGCTGCTCAACGTCTGTGTCTCGTATCGCGTTACCGGCGCCGTCGACGTGACGCGGCTGGGGGACGCGGTCGCTGCCGTGGCTGCGCGTCACCCGGTGCTGCACACGACCTACGAGACCGACACCGACGGCTTCCCGTACCCGGTGATCCGCGAGGATCTACGGCCGGACTGGGCCGAGCATGACTTGTCGGGCCTGACCGATCAGTCGCGGCGGTTGCGGCTGGATGTGTTGGCGCAGCGGGACTTCGGCCGACCGTTCGACCTGGCCAAGGATTCGCCGCTGCGGGTCACCGTGGCGCGCTTGTCGGCCGACGAACTGATGCTGTTGTTCACCGCCCACCACATCGCGTGGGACGACGGGTCATGGGCGCCGTTCTTCGCCGATCTGACGCGCGCGTACACCGACCCGGACGGCTTCGCTGCCGCGCCGGCGGCGCCGGCCCCCGCGGTCGAGCCGGGATTCGCCGACGCCCCCAGCCATGACGAGGACGCCGCCTACTGGCGGCCACTGATCACGAATCTCCCGGAACCACTTGAGCTTCCGGGTGCCAACGGTTCGGTGGTGCCGAGTACCTGGCGCGCACAGCGCACGACCACGCGGTTGCCGGCCGACGTTGTCGATCGGGTAGCGGCATTGGCCCGGGAAACCGGCGCCACCCCCTACATGGTGTTGATGTCGGCCTTCGCCGCACTGGTCCAGCGCTACACGCAGGCGAGTGACTTTCTGGTCGCGGTGCCGGTGCTGAATCGCGGCGTCGGGACCGAGGACGCCATCGGCTACTACGGCAACACCGTGGTGATTCGGCTGCAACCGCACTCCCACCAGACATTCCGGGAACTGCTGACCCAAACCCGTGACAGCGCCGTAGGCGCGTTCGCGCATTCACGCGCTGACCTGGATTGGCTGGTGCGCGAGTCCAATCCCGACCGCCGCCACGGCGCGGACCGGATGACCCGGGTGAGCTTTGGGCAGCGGGACGCCGACGGCCCCGGCTTCTGCCCGCCGGGTGTGCAGTGCGCGCGCGCCGAACTGCGCGGTCACTTCAACCAGCTGCCACTGAGTTTCATGGTGGAACTGGACCGCTCGGCGAACGGCGGCGGATTGGTCGAGGCGGAGTATCTGGTCGAGGTGCTGGATCGTCCGCTGGTGGAACAGCTACTGCGGCACTACGTCGTATTGCTGGACAGCGCGCTGAGCCACCCCGACGCGGCGCTGTCCGCCTGCGCGCTGATGAACGACGAAGACGCCGAGTGGCTGCGTCAGGTGTCGACGGGCGAAGAGTTCACCACTCCGGCGGCCACGTTGCCGGAGTTGGTCAGTCGGCGCGCAGCGCAGTCGCCCGATGCCGTGGCCGTCGGTTACGAAGGCCGCAACTACACCTACCGGGAGATCGACGAAGAGTCGAACCGGGTGGCGCACTGGCTCATCGAGCAAGGTATCGGGACCGAGGACCGGGTCGCACTACTGCTGGACAAGTCGCCCGAACTCGTCGTCACGGCGCTCGGCATCCTCAAAGCGGGCGGGGTGTATATGCCGGTGGACCCCACCTACCCGCAGGATCGAATATCGTTCATCCTGGGTGATGCTGACGCCAAACTGGTTCTGCGCGAACCGGTTACCGGCTTGTCCAACTACCCGGTCGCGGCGCCCGAGTTGATCCGCCCGCTGAGCCCGCACAACACCGCCTACCTGATCTACACGTCGGGTTCGACCGGGCTGCCCAAGGGTGTTCCGGTGCCGCACGCGCCGATCGCCGAGTACTTCGTGTGGTTCGGCGACGAATACCAGATCGACGCAACAGAATCGCTGCTGCAGGTCGCTTCGCCCAGCTTCGACGTGTCGATGGGCGAGATCTTCGGCACGCTGATCATGGGCGCCCGGCTGGTGATTCCGCGACCCGACGGGCTGCGTGACATCGGCTACCTGACCGATTTGCTCAGCCGCGAAGGCATTACCTCGATGCACTTCGTGCCGTCGCTGCTGGGGCTTTTCCTGTCGCTGCCCGGCGTCAACCAGTGGCGCACCCTGCGGCGGGTACCCATCGGTGGGGAGGCGCTGCCCGGCGAGATCGCCGACAAGTTCCACGCCACTTTCGACGCGCTGCTGTACAACTTCTACGGACCGACCGAGACCGTCGTCAACTGCACCAGCTACCCGGTGCAGGGCAGCCAGGGCACCCGCATCGTGCCGATCGGCCGGCCCAAGATCAACACGCAGGTGTATCTGCTCGACGACGCGCTACACCCCGTCCCGGTGGGCGTGATCGGCGAAATCTACATCGCCGGAACACATGTCGCGCAGGGCTATCACCGCAGGCCGGGGCTGACGGCGGAACGTTTCGTCGCCGACCCGTTCACGCCGGGCGGGCGGATGTACCGCTCGGGTGACCTGGCCCGCCGCAACGCCGACGGAGATATCGAGTTCGTCGGCCGAGCCGATGAGCAGGTGAAGATCCGCGGCTTCCGCATCGAGTTGGGCGAGATCGCCGCCGCCATCTCGGTCGACCCCAGCGTCGGGCAAGCCGTCGTGCTGGCCGTGGACCTGCCCCGGCTGGGCAAGAGCCTCGTCGGATACGTGACCCCGGCCCCGGATTGCGGCACCGAATCCGTTGACGTCGACCGTATCCGGGCCCGGGTCGCCGCGGCGCTGCCGGACTACATGACGCCGGCCGGCTACGTGGTGCTCGACGAAATCCCGATCACCGCGCACCAGAAGATCGACCGGACTGCGTTGCCGCAACCCGAGATCGCGGCCGGCGCCGAATACCGCGACCCGACGACGCCCACCGAACGCCGGATCGCCGCACTGTTTTCCACCCTGCTCGGCCACGACCGGGTGGGCGTCGACGACTCGTTCTTCGATTTGGGCGGCCACTCGCTGGTGGCCACCAAGCTGGTCACCGCGATCCGCTCCGATTGCGGTGTGGAGCTCGGCATCCGCGACGTCTTCGAGTTGGGGACGGTGGGCCTGCTTGCCGAGCGGGTCGACCAACTGGGTTCCGGCACCCCCGTCGAGTCGCGGCCGAAGCTGATCGCGACCGCGCACGACGAGCCGTTGCCGCTGTCGGCGTCACAGCTGCGCAGCTGGTTCGCGTATCGCATCGACCGGCCCAGCTGGGTCAACAACATTCCCTTCGCCGCGAAGCTGAGCGGGCCGTGGGATATCGAGGCACTGATCGCCGCGATCGGCGACGTCGTCGCCCGCCACGAAATCCTGCGGACCAGCTACGTCGAAATCGACGGCGTGCCGTATCAAGTGGTCAATCCGGCCGGTGATCTCCCGATCCGCCGCGCGGACTTCGACGGCGCCGCCGAGGACAGCGAAGCCTGGCTGACCGAACAGCTCGACGCCGAGCGGCAGCACTGCTTCGAGCTGGACGCCGAGCGGCCGATCCGAATCGCGGTGCTGCGCACCGACGATGGCGAACATGTGATGTCCTTTGTGGTCCACCACATCGCCTCCGACCACTGGTCGGCGGGCGTGCTGTTCTCCGATGTGCTCACCGCGTATCGGGCCCGGCGCGCCGGAGAGGCTCCATCCTGGGCACCACTTCGGGTGCAGTACGCCGACTACGCGGCATGGCAGGGCGCGTTCCTGGGCGATTCGGGTGGGCAGGGATCCACCGTCGCGAGCGAGCAGCGGGAGTACTGGACCCGGCAGCTGGCCGGGATGCCGGAGGACACCGGTCTGCGGCCGGACTTCGCGCGTCAGCCGGTGCCCAGCGGCGCGGGTGAATCCGTCGACTTCGCCATCGACTCGGCCACCCGCGGCAAGCTCGCCGAGTTGTGCCGCGAGCTCGGCATCACCGAATTCATGCTGCTGCAAACGGCCGTCGCCGTGGTGCTGCACAAGGCCGGCAGCGGGGTGGACATCCCCCTGGGGACCCCGGTAGCCGGACGCACCGAAGCCGAATTAGACCAATTGATCGGCTTTTTCGTCAATATCCTGGTACTGCGCAACGACCTGGACGGCAACCCCACCCTGCGCGAAGCGCTGGCCCGGACCCGCGAGACGGCCTTGGCCGCCTACGCCCACCAGGATCTGCCGTTCGACCGGGTGGTCGACAGCGTGAGCCCGGTGCGTTCGTTGTCGCGCAACCCGCTGTTCCAGGTCGTGGTGCACGTGCGTGATCACCTGCCCCCCACCCGGGTCATCGATTCTGGACCCGACGCCCGCGATGGCGAGGACACGGTGATCACCTCGCTGGATCCGATCTTCGACATGGCGCATGCCGACCTGAGTGTCAACTTCCTGGGCACCAACGGCACCGACGGCTCCGGGTACAACTGCAACGTCATCTACCGCACCGAGCTGTACAGCAGGTCGACGATCGAGCGGGTGACCGGCTGGCTGGCCCGGATCATCACCGAGTTCGCCAACAATGTCGATCAAACTCTGCGCGACGTTGCGGTGATCGACGACGACGAACAGCACCGCATTCTCGACGAGTGGAGCCGCGGTGCCCGGGCACCACACGACCGACCGCGCACCATCCCGGAAGTGCTGGCCCCCAGCCGCAATTGGGGTCCCGACCGGATCGCGGTGCGCTGCGGTGGTGAACACATCGATTACCCCGCGCTGCACCGCCGTTCGGACAACCTGGCCGCGCTGCTCACCGAAAGCGGGGTGACGCCGGGGTCGCTGGTCGGCCTATCGACTCGACGTGGCATCGACATGGTGGTGGCGCTGGTCGCCATCATGAAAGCCGGTGCCGGCTACTTCCCGATCGATCCCGGCTACCCGCTGGCACGCAAGCAATTCATGCTCGACGACGTCGCGCCGCCGGTGGTGCTGGCGACCGCCGAAGCCGCGGACAGCACGCCGGAAATGCCTGGGGTCACCCTGATTTCGCTGGACGACCCCCAGGTGCGTGCCGTGCTGGACAGCAGTGACGCGGCCGACCCGGCGACGCAGAGCCTGCCGCACCCCGACGACCCGATGTATTTGGTGTTCACGTCCGGGTCCACCGGCAAGCCGAAGGGCGCGGTGGGCACGCACCGGTCGATGTCGGCCCGGCTGGACTGGCAGTTGCGGCATTACCCGCCCTGCGCCAACGACATTCGCTTGGCGCAAGCCTCGATCACCTTCCTCGAGGGCGGTATGGAGATGCTGGCCGGCTTGGCCGCCGGCGCGACGATGATCCTTGCCGACGATGCCGAGCATCGCGACGCCGAAGCCCTCGGAGCGCTGATGCACCGCCACTCGGTGGCACAGGTGACGGCGGTGCCCAGCCTGGTCTCCGCCCTGGTGGACACCCGGCCCGATGTGGTCCGATCCCTGTCGCGGCTGGTCTGCGGCGGCGAGCCGGTGAGCGCGTCGCTGCTGCAGCGCCTGGTCGCCGCGTGTGCCGACGCCGCGGACATCCAGCTGCTGAACAACATCGGCTCCACCGAAACCTCCGGTGCGGTGTCTCGCGGGCGGCTCGGTCTGCCGAATCCGCGTGTGGGCAAACCGGTCCCGGGTGCGGACGCCTACCTGCTCGACGACGGGCTACGCCCGGTGCCGGTCGGTGTGGTCGGCGAACTGTATTACGCCGGCGACCAGCTGGCCCGGGGTTACTGGAAGCGGCCCGGCTTGACCGCAACGCGGTTTGTCGCCAATCCGTATGCGCTGGAACCCGGTTCGCGGCTATACCGCAGTGGCGACCTGGCCCGCTGGACCGAGGACGGCGAGCTGGAATTCGCCGGCCGCATCGACCATCAGGTGAATGTGCGTGGCTTCCGCGTCGAATTGGGTGAGCTCGAGGCGGCATTGGCCGGCGCCGACGGTGTGGCCGCCGTGGCGGCCCGTACCTGGGAAGTGCGCGGCGGCCTCTCGTTGGCCGGATATGTTGTGCCACAACGCCCCATCACCGACGACGCGGAGAAGGCGGCGTTCGCCAGCGCGGTGCGTGCCGCGATCGCGACCACACTGCCGGGATACATGATGCCGTCATCGTTGACGGTGCTCGACGCCCTGCCCAAGACGGAGTCGGGCAAGCTGAACCGCCCCGGTCTTCCGAAGCCGGCGGTCAGCACCACCGCCCAGACCGAACCGGCGCGCACCGACACCGAACGCGCGCTGGCCAAGGTGTTCGCCGAACTGCTGTCGACCGCGGAGGTCGGGCGGTTCGACGACTTCTTCGCCCTCGGCGGAGACAGCATCCTGTCGGTGCAGCTGTCATCGCGGGCCCGTGCGGCCGGCCTGGCCGTCAGCCCGCGCATGGTCTTCGAGCATCCGACGCCTGCGCAGTTGGCCGCTGCCCTGGATGCCCTGGGCGATGCGCCGGCCGGCACCGAGCTGACCGGTCAGGAGGCGGATACCCGCTTCGAGCCGATGGCCGCGTCCGGTCTCTCCGCCGACGATCTGGCCGCGGTGACGCAGCTGTGGTCGTCGTCGCGCGACGGAACGTCATGA
- the mbtD gene encoding mycobactin polyketide synthase MbtD — protein sequence MLDHVLPDGRVPVLLTSHDKGLIRRDAAAILDYLDRSGNTAPEVVAAIASTLLRLRRVRRHRAVVRAADRTELLDGLSALSHDDEHPLITWSAKTSAPRIAFVFPGQGNQWQAMGADAYRRLPAYRETADACGQAFVAAGLVSPLPYLVGEQEQNWSRTEIQGAQFTHAVSLAAAWRNYGLVPEVTVGHSLGEVAAAYVAATITLADAVTLVGARAAVVDRLTGRYAMAVLGVGLEEAESVLADAPGWLEVSAVNGPSSTVVSGDHDAVAAAVQLAKRRGIFTHQLSVDYPGHTSALRPLRTPLIELIPDSAFRPSGVRFVGSTFGTEVASDVDFSEYWYENLCGTVRFDRAVRHAQKLGVDTFVELSAHPSLLYPLADIVDEESTVIVGSGHRDKSISDSLSANLAAVATADPGSPWANAIPNGIQPPLPRFPNAQMRAVHLWATPEPLTEAVAVPALTAAVEDWQQLTAPTTAGATGCAIGFFGEAAAGALTQQLIDAVAAHDGCQAVPLREAEIVAVIAPELDQLDALAAIEQIAGRSDAGLPDYAAVIGPRCRAVWLLTVGAEQVDRDESDVSPAQAALAAMHRSVGFEFPDQAFGHLDLPSRDVDAPTALAVVDVLIGDAAEIALRGPESPRRHVRTFRECRESATSRPLDAPALDNVVITGGSGAIGLQYARYCIEHGARTVILLSRNGVDPDALARLAENHDAVVQAPLCDITDRTALSAVAFQYAGAGASLLIHTAGIAKAVVREDLTGTDVAEVCDAKVRGLALLAEVWPAQPDCRILACSSVFGVWGGYHHAAYAASNRMLDVLAAQLRARGRDCVAVRWGLWQAAGVVAANEITRTERSGLIAMDPELAIEASLYRYDGDPLIFDADFDRLAVFFESQGMPMPFSDPGSSDSSERDNGSAAKPLADVVRAELAATLHLGDSSSIDPTASLIDLGVDSLLALDLRKRLRRTVGSSVPVGRMLGGITVHELINALGSGSTGGPKASPRLAAGAAPIGAQHSTLAMLERLDS from the coding sequence GTGCTCGATCACGTGTTGCCCGATGGTCGTGTCCCGGTGTTGCTCACCTCGCACGACAAAGGGCTCATTCGCCGGGATGCGGCGGCCATCCTCGACTACCTGGACCGCAGCGGGAACACCGCACCGGAGGTAGTGGCGGCGATTGCGTCGACGCTGCTGCGGCTGCGGCGGGTGCGACGGCACCGCGCGGTGGTACGCGCAGCCGACCGCACCGAACTCCTCGACGGCTTGTCCGCGCTCTCACACGATGACGAACACCCCCTGATCACCTGGTCCGCCAAGACCTCGGCGCCGCGTATCGCCTTCGTGTTTCCTGGCCAAGGCAATCAATGGCAGGCGATGGGGGCCGACGCCTACCGGAGGCTGCCGGCCTATCGGGAGACCGCCGACGCATGCGGGCAGGCGTTCGTCGCGGCCGGGTTGGTCTCGCCGCTGCCATACCTGGTGGGTGAGCAGGAGCAGAACTGGTCGCGCACGGAGATTCAGGGTGCACAGTTCACGCACGCGGTCAGCCTGGCCGCGGCATGGCGAAACTACGGGCTGGTTCCCGAGGTCACCGTCGGGCACAGCCTCGGCGAGGTCGCGGCAGCGTATGTGGCCGCGACGATCACGCTGGCGGACGCGGTCACTTTGGTCGGCGCGCGCGCTGCCGTCGTCGACCGGCTGACCGGCCGGTACGCGATGGCGGTGCTGGGTGTCGGCCTCGAAGAGGCCGAGTCCGTGCTGGCCGATGCGCCTGGCTGGCTGGAAGTTTCGGCGGTCAACGGGCCGTCGTCGACCGTGGTCTCCGGTGACCACGACGCCGTGGCCGCCGCGGTGCAACTGGCCAAGCGGCGAGGCATCTTCACTCACCAGCTGTCGGTCGACTACCCGGGCCACACCAGTGCGCTACGGCCGTTGCGTACCCCGCTGATCGAGCTGATACCCGACTCGGCCTTCCGGCCCTCAGGGGTGCGGTTCGTCGGCTCGACGTTCGGTACCGAGGTGGCCAGCGACGTCGACTTCTCCGAATACTGGTACGAGAACCTCTGTGGCACTGTGCGATTCGATCGGGCCGTGCGGCATGCGCAGAAACTCGGAGTCGACACGTTCGTCGAGCTGTCCGCTCATCCGTCGCTGCTCTATCCGCTTGCCGACATCGTCGACGAAGAGTCGACCGTGATCGTCGGATCGGGACATCGCGACAAATCCATCAGCGATTCGCTGTCGGCGAACCTCGCCGCCGTTGCGACCGCTGACCCGGGTAGCCCGTGGGCCAACGCCATCCCGAACGGTATCCAGCCGCCGCTGCCGAGATTCCCGAACGCGCAGATGCGGGCGGTGCATCTCTGGGCGACACCGGAACCGCTGACCGAAGCCGTCGCAGTTCCAGCGCTCACCGCTGCCGTCGAGGATTGGCAGCAGCTGACGGCACCGACTACGGCCGGTGCAACCGGTTGTGCCATCGGATTTTTCGGCGAGGCCGCGGCGGGCGCGCTGACCCAGCAACTGATCGACGCCGTTGCCGCGCATGACGGTTGCCAGGCGGTGCCGCTGCGCGAGGCCGAAATCGTCGCGGTCATTGCCCCGGAGCTCGACCAGTTGGATGCGCTTGCCGCGATCGAGCAGATCGCCGGCCGGTCCGACGCGGGCCTACCCGATTACGCCGCGGTCATCGGCCCACGATGCCGGGCCGTCTGGTTGCTCACCGTCGGTGCCGAACAGGTCGATCGAGATGAATCGGATGTCTCGCCGGCACAGGCCGCCCTGGCCGCGATGCATCGCAGCGTCGGTTTCGAATTCCCGGACCAGGCTTTCGGGCACCTGGACCTGCCAAGCCGTGACGTCGACGCCCCGACCGCACTCGCGGTTGTCGACGTGCTGATCGGCGACGCGGCCGAGATCGCTTTGCGGGGCCCCGAATCGCCCCGACGCCATGTCCGGACGTTCCGGGAGTGTCGCGAATCGGCAACCAGCCGACCACTGGATGCCCCCGCGCTGGACAACGTCGTGATCACCGGCGGTAGCGGAGCGATCGGCCTGCAGTACGCGCGGTACTGCATCGAGCACGGGGCGCGCACGGTTATCCTGTTGAGCCGCAACGGTGTTGATCCTGACGCGTTGGCGCGGCTCGCCGAAAACCATGATGCGGTGGTCCAGGCCCCACTGTGCGACATCACCGACCGCACCGCGTTGTCCGCTGTCGCATTCCAATATGCGGGCGCCGGTGCGTCATTGCTGATCCACACGGCTGGCATCGCCAAAGCGGTGGTGCGCGAGGATCTCACCGGCACGGATGTGGCCGAGGTATGTGACGCGAAGGTTCGCGGATTGGCGTTGCTCGCCGAGGTCTGGCCGGCGCAGCCCGACTGCCGGATTCTGGCCTGTTCGTCCGTGTTTGGCGTATGGGGCGGCTACCACCACGCGGCGTACGCGGCGTCCAACCGGATGCTCGACGTGCTGGCTGCCCAGTTGCGGGCCCGCGGCCGGGACTGTGTTGCCGTTCGATGGGGACTGTGGCAGGCCGCTGGTGTGGTGGCGGCCAACGAGATTACCCGCACCGAGCGTTCCGGTCTGATTGCCATGGACCCCGAACTGGCGATCGAAGCCAGCTTGTACCGTTACGACGGCGATCCCCTGATTTTCGACGCGGATTTCGACCGGCTCGCGGTCTTCTTCGAAAGCCAGGGAATGCCAATGCCGTTCAGCGACCCGGGCAGCAGCGACAGCTCCGAGCGTGACAACGGCTCCGCCGCGAAGCCGCTCGCCGATGTCGTACGCGCCGAGCTCGCCGCGACATTGCACCTGGGTGATTCGTCCTCGATTGACCCGACTGCGTCTCTGATCGACCTCGGTGTGGACTCGTTGCTCGCGCTGGATCTGCGCAAGCGGCTACGCCGGACGGTGGGGAGCTCGGTTCCGGTGGGCCGCATGCTCGGCGGCATCACCGTGCACGAATTGATCAATGCGTTGGGCTCGGGCTCAACCGGCGGGCCGAAGGCTTCGCCGAGGTTGGCAGCCGGCGCCGCCCCGATCGGGGCGCAGCACTCGACGCTCGCGATGCTAGAAAGGTTGGACTCCTAG